The Aphelocoma coerulescens isolate FSJ_1873_10779 chromosome 2, UR_Acoe_1.0, whole genome shotgun sequence genome contains a region encoding:
- the NEUROD6 gene encoding neurogenic differentiation factor 6, with protein sequence MLTLPFDESVVMPESQMCRKFPRESDDQKQMKNPESFSKQIILRGKNIKRSPGEDTEKEEEEEEREEEDENGLPRRRGLRKKKTSKIRMERIKFRRQEANARERNRMHGLNDALDNLRKVVPCYSKTQKLSKIETLRLAKNYIWALSEILRIGKRPDLLTFVQNLCKGLSQPTTNLVAGCLQLNARSFLMGQAGEGAHHTRTPYSTFYPPYHSPELGTPPGHGTLDNSKSMKPYNYCSAYESFYESTSPECASPQFEGPLSPPPINYNGIFSLKQEESLDYGKNYNYGMHYCAVPPRGPLGQSSMFRLPTESHFPYDLHLRSQSLTMQDELNAVFHN encoded by the coding sequence ATGTTAACACTACCATTTGATGAGTCTGTTGTAATGCCAGAATCCCAGATGTGTAGAAAGTTTCCCAGAGAAAGTGATGACCAAAAGCAAATGAAGAACCCAGAAAGCTTTTCAAAGCAGATCATCCTCCGAGGAAAGAATATTAAAAGATCTCCTGGAGaagacacagaaaaagaagaggaggaggaagagagagaagaggaggatgagAATGGCTTGCCGAGGCGAAGGggtcttaggaaaaaaaagacgaGCAAGATAAGGATGGAAAGGATTAAATTCAGACGTCAAGAAGCCAATGCTAGAGAGAGGAACCGTATGCACGGCCTTAACGACGCTCTGGACAATTTAAGGAAAGTGGTCCCTTGTTATTCTAAAACACAAAAACTGTCCAAAATAGAAACTTTAAGACTAGCCAAGAACTATATTTGGGCTCTTTCTGAAATACTGCGAATTGGCAAGAGACCCGACCTGCTCACCTTTGTCCAAAACTTGTGCAAGGGTCTGTCTCAGCCAACTACAAACTTGGTGGCGGGATGCCTGCAGCTGAATGCCAGAAGTTTCCTAATGGGCCAGGCAGGTGAAGGCGCCCATCATACCCGCACACCCTACTCCACCTTCTACCCTCCCTACCACAGCCCGGAGCTTGGCACCCCCCCAGGGCATGGGACGCTTGACAACTCTAAGTCCATGAAACCATACAATTACTGCAGCGCTTACGAGTCCTTCTATGAAAGCACTTCCCCTGAGTGCGCCAGCCCACAGTTTGAAGGTCCCTTAAGTCCTCCCCCAATTAACTATAATGGGATATTTTCCCTGAAGCAAGAGGAAAGCTTGGACTATGGCAAAAATTACAATTATGGCATGCATTACTGTGCAGTGCCACCCAGGGGTCCCCTTGGGCAGAGCTCGATGTTCAGGTTGCCTACAGAGAGCCACTTCCCTTATGACTTACATCTGCGCAGCCAGTCTCTCACCATGCAAGATGAATTGAATGCAGTTTTTCATAAttaa